A genomic window from Providencia alcalifaciens includes:
- the sctI gene encoding type III secretion system inner rod subunit SctI, translating to MLPINPISTLSDIADMTPTIPTAIPLEDKVKQLFAEYTTSVSQEKADILEKMNTVDPSDPAKLLALQNQVGNYSLALNMVSTLTHKSVSAIDTVLKAQ from the coding sequence ATGTTACCAATTAATCCAATCTCCACACTATCAGATATCGCGGACATGACTCCAACCATACCAACCGCTATTCCACTGGAAGATAAAGTGAAGCAGTTATTTGCGGAGTACACGACCTCTGTGAGCCAAGAAAAAGCAGATATTCTGGAGAAAATGAATACCGTTGACCCAAGCGATCCCGCTAAATTATTGGCATTACAAAACCAAGTAGGTAATTACAGCCTTGCTTTAAATATGGTCAGCACACTCACACACAAAAGTGTTTCTGCCATCGACACAGTATTAAAAGCACAATAG
- a CDS encoding EscF/YscF/HrpA family type III secretion system needle major subunit: protein MATPGINNTNGNWDASALEKESNTATDNKWGMMYRSSAGISERTKTIADELKSMIDNPSLEVDNPLVLGKITALSGNYNMARQLQSNVMKSIKDAAQAIIRNV from the coding sequence ATGGCAACTCCGGGTATTAATAATACAAATGGTAATTGGGATGCATCTGCATTAGAAAAAGAATCGAACACAGCAACAGATAATAAATGGGGCATGATGTATCGCAGCTCCGCAGGTATTAGCGAAAGAACTAAAACTATCGCTGATGAATTAAAGTCTATGATTGACAATCCAAGTCTGGAAGTCGATAACCCACTGGTTCTGGGTAAAATCACAGCGTTAAGCGGTAACTATAATATGGCACGTCAATTACAAAGTAACGTAATGAAGTCCATTAAAGATGCAGCACAAGCCATTATTCGTAACGTGTAA
- a CDS encoding PrgH/EprH family type III secretion apparatus protein, whose amino-acid sequence MIETKHHTCIMKIISGSMNSQELMINIDKNLIIVGQHTKYKTEIDENGFTTYYIPSEHTQCEFSIVSHDEPSNNLVINLKQDGKSRHITATLQEILLIDTFPIAIKELNTKWNYLEKDQKPLPSHSLSLTEHSPIAIKQKPKFNKKWFFAFLLLFAIIFILFVEFQINPKNNAEKQIQNIDNILKGSYYPIVYTQNKKGEILILVKSQRDEDWSHQVLLKSGYQEKYIIRKTNALEKEIEDKLIDSIPNLLKVDISNPCQPIIRVVKNPLPNNDDKNINRILSNYFSCYNQSQLIQVPLEELIKKAELGLTESNVKWQRITKGNYVIFVIRDSLNDKQTLSLISFTNSFSQKWGTKQIQFSVSLANNELAGKSFITHTNGITLLGNNHWLFNSNQPNS is encoded by the coding sequence ATGATAGAAACAAAACACCACACCTGCATAATGAAAATTATTAGTGGTTCGATGAATAGTCAAGAGCTAATGATTAACATCGATAAAAATCTTATTATTGTTGGGCAACATACTAAATATAAAACCGAAATAGATGAAAATGGTTTTACAACCTATTACATTCCTAGTGAACACACCCAGTGTGAGTTTTCTATTGTTTCTCATGACGAACCGAGTAATAACCTTGTCATTAATCTTAAACAAGATGGAAAAAGTCGTCATATTACTGCCACACTACAAGAAATATTACTCATTGACACCTTTCCAATAGCAATTAAAGAATTGAATACTAAATGGAATTATCTAGAGAAAGACCAAAAACCATTGCCTTCTCACTCACTATCACTTACGGAACATAGCCCCATTGCCATAAAACAGAAACCAAAGTTTAATAAAAAATGGTTTTTTGCTTTCTTATTACTATTTGCCATTATTTTTATATTATTCGTTGAATTCCAAATTAATCCAAAAAATAACGCTGAAAAACAAATTCAAAACATAGATAATATATTAAAAGGAAGTTATTACCCTATTGTCTACACACAGAACAAAAAAGGCGAGATACTTATTCTAGTCAAATCTCAAAGAGATGAAGATTGGAGTCATCAAGTTTTATTAAAGTCAGGTTATCAAGAAAAATACATCATTAGAAAAACAAATGCACTTGAAAAAGAAATTGAAGACAAGTTAATAGACTCTATACCTAATTTATTAAAGGTTGATATTAGCAACCCTTGTCAGCCCATCATTCGAGTCGTGAAAAACCCACTACCGAATAATGATGATAAAAATATTAATCGCATTTTATCTAATTACTTTAGTTGTTATAACCAAAGCCAATTGATACAAGTTCCACTTGAGGAGCTCATCAAGAAAGCCGAATTAGGGTTGACTGAAAGTAATGTGAAATGGCAAAGAATAACCAAAGGTAACTACGTTATCTTTGTTATAAGAGATAGTTTAAATGATAAACAGACTCTCTCTTTAATTAGCTTCACCAATTCATTTAGTCAAAAGTGGGGAACCAAGCAAATTCAATTTTCCGTCTCCCTTGCCAATAATGAACTGGCTGGAAAATCGTTTATCACTCATACCAACGGTATTACGTTATTAGGTAATAATCATTGGTTATTTAACTCAAACCAACCTAATTCATGA
- a CDS encoding AraC family transcriptional regulator, with translation MSNKDIAKLLESRNSCFSLQDVLVLSIPKEAITTIENITTAKGKATLCYKSRYTNLNIKVQEPAIFICGMDELMIKDETLWDIYTMELSEIVETLAIIDTAMGQSFLAKKATRESDENQLGEFILFDDEISVPVLIKNIVIDLIIKKQPLFDDWCDVLRRYEAYGMMRFLISAAQQDKNANINQLCARYGISASYFRQLYRENFNKTAKRKIMGVRMGAAILQLIESESSILDVGLEAGYCSASHFTNDLKKELGLTPSEIRHLGATLYEQ, from the coding sequence ATGTCGAATAAAGATATTGCTAAATTATTGGAGAGTAGAAATAGTTGCTTTTCTTTACAAGACGTACTGGTCTTGTCAATACCAAAAGAAGCTATAACCACAATAGAAAATATAACTACAGCAAAAGGGAAAGCGACGCTTTGTTATAAATCTCGGTATACAAATTTAAATATTAAAGTACAAGAACCCGCTATCTTTATTTGCGGTATGGATGAATTAATGATTAAAGATGAAACTTTATGGGATATTTACACCATGGAGTTATCAGAAATCGTTGAAACACTTGCTATTATTGATACTGCAATGGGGCAATCCTTTCTTGCAAAAAAAGCAACCAGAGAGAGTGATGAAAATCAATTAGGTGAATTCATTCTATTTGACGATGAAATATCAGTGCCTGTTTTAATTAAAAATATCGTGATTGATTTGATCATTAAAAAGCAGCCGTTATTTGATGATTGGTGTGATGTATTAAGACGCTATGAAGCGTATGGAATGATGCGCTTTTTAATTTCAGCCGCTCAGCAAGATAAAAATGCCAATATTAATCAACTGTGTGCCCGTTACGGCATTTCAGCTTCTTATTTTAGGCAACTCTACCGAGAAAACTTTAATAAAACCGCTAAACGCAAAATTATGGGCGTACGTATGGGGGCGGCCATTTTGCAATTAATTGAAAGTGAAAGTTCTATTCTAGATGTTGGATTAGAAGCAGGTTACTGCTCTGCCTCTCACTTTACGAATGATTTGAAAAAAGAATTGGGATTAACCCCATCAGAAATAAGGCATCTTGGAGCAACGTTATATGAACAGTAA